Genomic DNA from candidate division WOR-3 bacterium:
GCTATTTTACCCTGTATGGAAATCTGAGCACATTAAAAATCGCCGTTGGTGCTTCAGTATCTCAAGGAAGTGGTATTGGCACCGTTGATGACTACCTCCATTTCGAGATTCGCAGGGAAGGCCAACCGCTCAATCCGAAAGAATGGCTTGAATAATCCGAGGAACTGATGTCATTTTCTGAGATAACTGGACAAAAAAGGGTCTGCCAGGTTCTTGAAAAACTTCTTGCTACGACCAAGAACATCCCTTTGCTGTTTGTTGGTCAACCCGGGGTCGGCAAACGTACAGTTGCGCTTAAACTTGCCCAAGCTGTAAACTGTGAAAAGGGAACAGGGAAGGCCTGTGGGAGATGTCCGGTCTGCACAAATATCGCTAGGTTAAACCATCCGGATGTCCGCTTGGTTATGCCTGTCCGGAAGCCCTCCAAATCCCGGGATACCGAAATCCCGGAAAAACCTGCCGAAGAGGCTAATAAACCGGTAAAGGGTGTGATTGAAGAAATCATTAAACATTATCCTGATTATACCTTGGACAAACCTCAACCACCATCCATTCCCAACCTTCAGATACCTATTGATGCCATTCGGTGGTTGGGAACGGAAATGGCAAAACCTCCGGTTTCTGCTCGGATGCGATTCTTCATCATCCTCAGTGCCCATCAATTGAATGAACAGGCGCAAAGTGCCCTATTGAAAATATTAGAAGAACCCCAGGCGAACACGCTCTTCATCCTCACAGCAACAAACTCCAACGCCCTTATTCCTACAATCCGTTCCCGCTGCCACATTATCCGTTTCGCCGATATACCGGAAAACTTAATAGCCCAGTACCTCACAAAACAGGGTATAACACAAAGAGATGCTAAGACCGGTTTACAACTTGCTGCAGTCCTTGGTCAAGGCTCTATAGGTAAGGCTCTGAGTGCATTGAATAATCCGGATGAATTTTTCTTCCCACCAGTAATTGAGTACCTCAAAAAGGGTAGAGGTGATGATACTTTATTTACTATCTTTGATGAAATAGCAGAAACGTCCTTAACTACCGTAGTAAATACCGCCCTTTTTTTCTACGAGAACACTCTCCGTGCCCATCTCGGTTACAATTATCTACCCCAGTTTACAAGTGAGACGGCTATTAACTATCCGCTGCCATTATTACGCAAAAAACTTGCCTATATCTACGACCGCTTTCACGAGTGCCAGTTAAACACCAATCGTAATCTATCGCTCTACACCTTTTTATCGGTAGCAACATAAAAATCTTCATCAGCAAATCATTACCCTCCCCAGTTTTCAAATTTTCCCGGGGGACAATCTCCCTGAAACAATTGAAATTTATTTAAGTTCCGCATTTTTCAAAAGATACGCTATTAATACTACCGAAGATTAGTATCTATATAAATAAACTCGGGCTTCATCATTGGGGATTTATCGTTTTAAACTTATCGGTTATAAGTAATTTTCTTCTAATTGCAAGATGGTTGGAGCCTCGACGATTATATTCACTCCGGAGCAAAACAGGGCATTTGTCTTAATGGTATTGATGCCGTTGTGCAACTGCCCCTGAACCTCACAAGGAATTACCATTATTATTAAATTATTTTGAGGATTCGCCAAGCAAAGGTTTACAGGTTACGAATTCCTTTATGGCCGCAAATCGTTTAGGTCCAATACCGATAACATTTCTCAGTTCGGCAACCGTTTTAAATCCACCGTGCGTTTCCCGATAGGTAATAATGCGCTGGGCAAGAACAGGACCGATTCCAGGTAAAGCATCAAGCTCCTCTAAACTGGCATGGTTAATGTCCACCAAACTATCTTTTAGTGGATCTGCTGGCAACTCAACCTCTACCCCAAAGTTTTCAAGCTGTCTTTTTATCTTAAAATGTCTAACAACAGAAATCAATGAGCCAATAAGGAATGCCGCGGTCAAAAAAACTACCGCTGCCCTTTCACGAGGATTCATCAGAACCTAAATAAAATCCAGATATTCAAATCGGTCCGCTCGTTACTGATGCCAGAAATTGACCTATTGTAACTGTAACCGCTATTGAGGCCAGCTTCAATACTACGGGAGAACCGGTAAGATGCGCCCAATGATGTGGCAATTGTATTATCCCTTTGCTGGGGAACTGTATTTCTCTCTTCCCTTTCGCTCCAGACGGTCTGCTCACGAACTGTTTGGGAATACCGCAACTGCCACGTCAGGCTTAAATCCGAAGAAAATCTAACCCTCCGCAAAAACGGCAACTTCAGACCTTGCGGGGCAGAAAACGAGTAACTTAAAGAGGCGTTCCCACCTTGTGTCCTGGTATCAGTAAGACTCCGATTACGACCTGTTTCGCTAAGGTAAGAAATTGCTCCTGAACGGCTGTATTTGAGGCTTAGTGTCGTGGAAACTCGTTTTTTCCAGGTAGTCTGCCAAGATAAAAGCGGGTCCAAATCGACAGCACGATTTTCGGTCCTGCCGAATATGGTGAGAGTCTCGCCACCAGTAGCAACAGGTAGGAGTTCTCCCCTAATACTCAATCTGCGCCGATAACTACTTGACAACCGGGAATCGGTAGCAAACTTACTGAACAGATTCTGAACCTTCCCAAGATTAAGTTCAACGCTGGGCCAAGTGAGGTTATGGTCGGCTGTAGCACCCAGTAGAGCCCAGTTTTTCCCAAAAGTTTGATCATAACTTAACCGCACGGAAAACTCCTTGTACCCCACTCCACTGGAAAAACGGAGGCTGCGAGATAATTCTCGTGTCCTACTCAACTGCCCTTGCAATGAATCGTATGGGAAGGTATCGCTTAAACCCAACCTATAAGTCCATGGTGCTGCACCCTGAAACCCGAGGTAATCGCTCGAACGGGAGACGCTGTAATTGAACTCAATGGGTTCAACGGTGCTAGTAATCTCAGCGAGCATCGACATGAAATTTATCCCGGATCCATGAGAGCGCTCAAATTTATGATTAAACACCAGCGTATCTGATGTTGCCTTTGTTGAATCAAACGGTTTCTCAACAGTGTCAGCGTCAGCAAACTTAGGTACCCCGTGCCCCATAACATCCTTCTGTGTCAGTAAACCTTTCTGGCGAAATCCGGTGGTTCTTTCAATTCGAGAACTCAATTTCTCTGAAAGTTCATTCAAGTCGATAGAAGCGTTCAAACTTATCTCCCCAGAATTACTGATATTGCGGTAATCGGCATACCCGGCTCCGATTTTTGGTCGCTCACAAGTATAATCACCATCAAATTCAACAGACGGATTGATTATATCCCCGATCTCCAGTTCATAAGAAATACCGATGTTTTCACTACGATTCGCCTCACTACCTAAAACAAACCTAAAAATCGTATCGGGGTTAGAAACCAAAAGGTCTCTTTCCGAATCCCACCCATACTCTATTGTCAAATCCTCTAACGGCGAAAGGACAATATCAAAACTCCCCATGATACCCCTCCCATGGAGAGTATCAATCCGAACAGTATCACCACGGATATCGGTGCGATCAGCCCCACCGATACCCACACTGATATCCCGGGGTAGAAAATAAAGTTCACTCTCACCACCCAAGGGAATTTTCACTTCTGGTCTAATCCTATAGCTCCACTGCCAACCAGTTGATTTACTGGAATCAAAATTGGGATAGTTGGAATTGCTAGCCCAGCGACGACGCCAAGAGAAATTCATTGCCTCAATCGTGTAATTGAACAACTTATTTCCGGATTGTTGTTTTGACAGATTGTTAAACGCAACTTCCTGGCTCTGAGCATAACCAGTCTGTTGGCGCTGCTCACGAGAATTGAGTCTCAAATCTGGCCAGGTGGCGGAGAATTTTGGCAAATTGGACTGCCGCATCCGTGAATATGAAAAAGGAATAGCAATCCCCCAGTTGCGTGGTAAAAATCGGTCAAAATTAACTCGCAGGTCTGCACCAATGTTTTGAGCAAAACCACCTGTCTTTACACCTCTTCCCTCTGAAAAACGATAGAAATTGGGGTCGGAGTAAGACCACCGTACCCCCAAGGAGAGAAAATCGGCAAGCTGGAAATTTACCTGACTTGTAAATGCGTAACCAGGTTCTTTTTTGGGAGCGGTCAATCTAATATCGTTAAACCAAACGCCACCGCTGATTTTATTTTTTTCTCTGTTAGCAATACCGAGCCCAAACCACCGAATATTTGCCAAAGATGGCAATCCTAATATTGAATATAAAGTTGAGTCTGAATTAACATGGGTATATAACGAGTCGGGAATGACCCCAGATGAGTCGCGCGCGAGTTTCAACCTGGGTAACGAATCTAATGCTACGATAAATTCATACCATCTCCCGTCTCGGCCGGTAATTTTTCTCCCTTTCGTTATGGGAGAACGGAACTCGTAATAATTTGCTGAATCTGAGCCAATTCTGATGAAACAGTCCAGTCCATTCCCATCGTCGTGGACATAAAACCTGATTTCCCCATAGTTGCGATAATCCTCACTCGTGGTATTTGTTTTAGTCACTATTGCCTGCCGGCCGCGATAAAGACCCCGATAACCAAAGAGTAAAGCGGCTTCAGTCTCAATCCTTCCAGTTATGTCTCGCTTCAACTCGAAAGGAGAACTATAACTCGTATCGGTCTTTTTAGACACCTGTGATACCCATACCTTTTCATTAGTATCCACTGGCACTGAATTTCCTTTAATAATATCATAGATTTTCGGATCGCGCCACTTGCTGCCCGCAAACTGAAGGGAATACAATTCAATCGTATCAGGATTCAAAAAACCATCAAACCACACTCGCACTAAACGAATATCCTCCCATTTGGGGTTACCAACCTTAGTAAACAATGTTGTGTCCCGCAGGGGCACACGGTACAGACGCCAGTTATTAAAAAGTGGTGTAATAAATCTGTCTTCACCAATGGGAATCGTATATTCAAAATAGTGATTGTAGCGGGAAAAGCCGTTACGGTCGAGGTCCTCAGAGTCAAGCCGGCGGTTGCCTTCTGTGCCCCCTTGATTATCGTAGGGGTCGTAATCGTCATTACCATCATCAATGGCATCAGGGACCCAAAGTGAATCCTCACCAAAAATTGTGTCCAGTCCGGTGTCCTCCCATTCGTCTAAAACGCCGTTGCCATTTCTGTCTTCGGTATCAAGGAATCCATTATAACCTTTAATGGCCCCACTTCGATCGCGTCTCGGTGCATCTTCATCTATTGCCATTCCTATAGTCACATGAATATTACCGGTCCTGTGCCCTGTGCGAAGAATCAGCTCTAAATTTTCAATATCGGTAAAATTCATCCCTAACTGCGCAGCTGGGGCGGTCATTATGCCAGCCCAAGACTCCGGGTCCGCAGAGTCTGGTGTGAAAATGACTTTGAGGATCTCCTGGGTTTCATTGCCCTCATCTCCTATAGCCGGTCCAAATACACTATCCTTACGCACCCTATCTTTTGGTGTTGTCCATTTAATAGGGATTTTTGCAAAGTTGTGGGTATCTTTACCAACCGGGACCGATGCGTAAGACCAGAGCATCGCCGTATTTGTGACCTCGCGCGTGATAACCGTTCCTTCAAAATCGTCAAGATATGCCACACCACGGGTATTAGGATTTGGTAGGGAAACGGCACCTTCGGTCCTAAGGTCAAATCGAGAAGGACTCTGCGCCCACAAAATTGGCAGACGGTCTAAAAAGGCAGTTACCGCATCCGATGTTGTGCTATAGGAAATATCACTTTCGGCTATCATTCTCTGAAAAGGTTCTGATCCTATGGCTGGTTTTTCTTCGGGAATGCCTTCATTACGATAGAAGAAACTTGACCCAATCTTTCCGTTCTCAAGGAACGACCATTCGGTTCTTGCGCCCATAAGCGACTTTTGGGTAATGGAAAACCAAGGTTGATACTCAAATGTTACCTGAATATCAGCATCTGGGGGGAGAGGTTTAAGAAAAGTAATGACGCCGGTAGCGTAGTCAATCGAGTAATCGGTTCCGTTAATTTTCTGCTGTCCATTGACAATCACCCGTTCCGAACCTTTGATGATATCAGTCTGGCCGAGGTAGTAAGTTTCGGTAATTGTATAATATGAGACCACTAAAAAATATTTCCTCCCAGCGCCTGGTGGAAGGAAATCTGGGTCAAGGCGATAGATTATTGAGTCCTTAACCGACAAAAGCGGGGAAATGAATGGTTTAGCCGCAGGGAAGCGAATCATGCCTGTTTTGCTCTCAAATTCAGGATATTCGAGTCTTCCATCACCATTAGGGTCGAGCCCTAAAAGTTGAAGAAATGAAAAAACAGTGTCACCCCTAATTTCGTAGTCGCTATGTTGTCCTTGGGGATTGTATCGAAAGAGCCGCACCGTATCCAGTTTCACATCTCCCTGACGAAGTTGATAACAATTGCGGAGGTGAAGTTCCCAAGTGCGAGAAAGGGAATCAGGGACCTCGGGTTTGATTAGACAAAGGATGAGCGAGTCGCGCAAGGTTTTACCGCCGATGGTATCATTTTCTTTGAAGATGACGACACCGACTATGTGGTTGCGCTCAATCGGGGTGATGAACTCAATGATATTGCCGGGTTGAAGGAGGTAATCAACACCCGGCGTTTTTAGGTCAAAGTCGCCACCAGCGCGGTCATAACTCCACCAGGTGCTGTCGCTAATAATAGAGTCGGGATTATCTGGGAAAACGGTGG
This window encodes:
- a CDS encoding helix-hairpin-helix domain-containing protein, translating into MNPRERAAVVFLTAAFLIGSLISVVRHFKIKRQLENFGVEVELPADPLKDSLVDINHASLEELDALPGIGPVLAQRIITYRETHGGFKTVAELRNVIGIGPKRFAAIKEFVTCKPLLGESSK